In a single window of the Halobaculum lipolyticum genome:
- a CDS encoding helix-turn-helix domain-containing protein has protein sequence MIRARFRLWLSDDLWISDVSRSFPNASLRLLAGAPVDDRTLELGETRADDPHAVVSAIEDHPDVLAHELLYCDAERSLSKYETRDQALFEFLGGSSLLPEFPLLVENGTMTFGITATRADFEEFGDRLDASELRYDLLSVTHREDGSDLLTDRQLECLTVAEQMGYFEVPRECTLAEVADALDVDTSTASETIRRGSARVLNEFLLER, from the coding sequence GTGATTCGCGCTCGGTTCCGCCTGTGGCTCTCCGATGATCTCTGGATCAGCGACGTCTCCCGATCGTTTCCGAACGCGAGTCTTCGTCTGCTGGCGGGCGCACCCGTAGACGATCGGACGCTCGAACTCGGGGAGACTCGTGCAGACGACCCTCACGCCGTCGTGAGCGCCATCGAGGATCACCCAGACGTCCTCGCGCACGAACTCCTCTACTGCGATGCGGAACGTTCCCTTTCAAAGTATGAGACTCGTGACCAGGCGTTGTTCGAATTTCTCGGCGGGAGTTCACTCCTCCCCGAGTTTCCACTGCTCGTTGAGAACGGAACGATGACCTTCGGCATCACGGCGACGCGAGCGGACTTCGAAGAATTCGGTGACCGACTGGATGCGAGTGAACTTCGGTACGACCTCCTGTCGGTGACCCATCGCGAGGATGGGAGTGACCTGCTCACCGACCGTCAACTGGAATGTCTCACTGTCGCCGAGCAAATGGGATACTTCGAGGTCCCACGCGAGTGCACACTGGCGGAGGTAGCCGATGCGTTGGACGTCGACACTTCGACCGCCAGTGAGACGATTCGGCGAGGCAGCGCCCGTGTCTTGAACGAGTTCTTACTGGAACGGTAG
- a CDS encoding DUF4188 domain-containing protein → MYKKRMTAERDEPFVVFLIGMRINRYWKIHRWLPVAAAMPRMLRELTAEGDSGLLHYESTINARTILMVQYWDSFESLREYARDVEQEHLPAWIEYNQTSAGSGDVGIFHETYLVDPEDCETVYNNMPAFGLGVAGELRPATGTVETAGRRLGVVEDDPAPPMDGESVDTPSDAGRTDTSTLLDVR, encoded by the coding sequence ATGTACAAGAAACGAATGACCGCAGAACGGGACGAACCGTTCGTCGTATTCCTCATTGGAATGAGGATCAATCGCTATTGGAAGATCCACAGGTGGCTCCCGGTAGCCGCAGCGATGCCCAGGATGCTGCGGGAGCTCACGGCCGAAGGAGACTCGGGACTACTCCACTACGAGAGTACAATCAACGCTCGAACGATCTTGATGGTTCAGTACTGGGACTCGTTCGAGAGTCTTCGCGAGTATGCGAGAGACGTAGAGCAAGAGCACCTACCAGCGTGGATCGAGTACAACCAGACGAGTGCAGGAAGCGGTGACGTTGGGATCTTTCACGAGACGTATCTTGTCGACCCCGAGGATTGTGAAACCGTCTACAACAATATGCCGGCGTTCGGTCTTGGGGTTGCTGGAGAACTCAGGCCAGCGACCGGTACGGTAGAGACTGCTGGCAGACGCCTCGGCGTAGTTGAGGATGACCCTGCCCCACCGATGGACGGAGAATCAGTCGATACTCCCTCGGATGCCGGACGAACTGACACGAGCACACTCCTCGATGTTCGGTAA
- a CDS encoding saccharopine dehydrogenase family protein, with product MTSDVLVVGGYGVVGRPLSQRLAERDDCHVIAAGRSLERAAAFADSHEGVVPRRVDLADPSTFGSALEGIDCVVVCVTTDDTAFVRATLERGIDYVDLSPSDEFHRAVEKLDDVARTGDARALLSVGLSPGVTNLLAVDAAERLETVKDVRIAVLLGVGEEIGRDTYEWAVDRSYGQFTVREHGGDRVVRSLSDPWTVTLPGHRRRRLYRYDLADQHALARTADYPSVGTWLCYDSRVATSLLAAGSWTGATGVLVDRLDRDRVVDGLVRIADRSPLGGDPFVALAAVTGRVGGQRETVRRWIRGQDQGRATALAAASMTAELLDADTPPGVHHSHEVLDVESIGRDLRTDGYRGGVETTTDGRKNSVEQR from the coding sequence GTGACTTCGGATGTACTCGTCGTCGGTGGCTACGGCGTCGTCGGTCGCCCACTCTCTCAGCGCCTCGCCGAGCGCGACGACTGTCACGTGATCGCGGCCGGGCGTTCGCTGGAGCGGGCAGCCGCGTTCGCCGACAGCCACGAAGGGGTCGTGCCAAGGCGGGTCGACCTCGCGGATCCGTCGACGTTCGGGTCGGCGCTGGAAGGCATCGATTGCGTCGTCGTCTGCGTGACAACCGACGACACCGCGTTCGTCCGGGCGACACTGGAGCGCGGCATCGACTACGTCGACCTCTCACCCTCGGACGAGTTCCACCGCGCTGTCGAGAAACTCGACGACGTGGCCCGAACTGGCGACGCGAGAGCACTCCTGAGCGTTGGACTCTCACCCGGCGTGACGAACCTCCTCGCGGTCGACGCCGCAGAGAGGCTAGAGACTGTCAAAGACGTCAGGATAGCCGTCTTACTCGGTGTTGGTGAAGAGATCGGCCGCGACACTTACGAGTGGGCTGTCGACCGATCCTACGGCCAGTTCACCGTCCGTGAGCACGGTGGCGATCGGGTGGTCCGATCGCTCTCCGATCCGTGGACAGTCACCCTGCCAGGACACAGGCGACGTCGCCTCTATCGATACGACCTCGCGGACCAGCACGCGCTCGCTCGGACGGCCGACTACCCCTCGGTCGGGACGTGGCTCTGTTACGACTCGCGAGTGGCGACGTCACTCTTGGCCGCGGGGTCGTGGACCGGCGCTACCGGGGTGCTCGTCGACCGTCTCGACCGTGACCGAGTAGTCGACGGACTCGTGAGAATAGCCGATCGTTCGCCGCTCGGCGGCGACCCGTTCGTGGCGTTGGCGGCCGTGACGGGTCGTGTGGGTGGGCAACGGGAGACCGTCCGCCGGTGGATTCGTGGCCAAGATCAGGGGCGGGCAACGGCGCTCGCGGCGGCCAGCATGACCGCTGAACTGCTGGATGCAGACACGCCGCCAGGTGTCCACCACAGTCACGAAGTACTGGACGTGGAGTCGATCGGCCGAGATCTCCGGACCGACGGTTACCGCGGTGGTGTGGAAACGACGACAGACGGGCGCAAGAATTCGGTCGAACAGCGCTGA
- a CDS encoding TetR/AcrR family transcriptional regulator, with product MKGFTDEQRDRIRSDLLEAGRDLFAQYGLSKTTIADLTDEVGIGTSTFYQFYDSKEALYLAVLDREGETIARRLSDEEVIGGEDPETVVREFLHFLFDEIETNPLVRQLVVSDELDRLREYRTPEEREAERAEEVETIRAFTDPFVEAGAVHGEDPELVARAVGAIPYLTLHEADIGSDHYPEVRDFVIDTFARGLAADGE from the coding sequence ATGAAGGGGTTCACGGACGAACAGCGCGACCGCATCCGGTCTGACCTACTGGAGGCTGGCCGCGACCTGTTCGCACAGTACGGCCTCAGTAAGACGACTATCGCCGATCTCACCGACGAGGTCGGTATCGGGACGAGCACGTTCTACCAGTTCTACGACTCGAAAGAAGCCCTCTACCTCGCCGTCCTCGACCGCGAGGGAGAGACCATCGCACGTCGACTGTCCGACGAGGAGGTCATTGGGGGTGAGGACCCGGAAACGGTCGTCCGGGAGTTCTTGCACTTCCTGTTCGACGAGATCGAGACGAACCCGTTGGTCCGCCAACTCGTCGTCTCCGACGAACTCGACCGTCTCCGCGAGTACCGCACACCCGAAGAACGCGAGGCCGAGCGGGCGGAGGAGGTCGAGACCATCCGTGCGTTCACCGACCCGTTCGTCGAGGCTGGCGCCGTTCACGGCGAGGACCCAGAACTCGTCGCCCGCGCCGTCGGCGCAATCCCGTATCTCACACTCCACGAAGCCGACATCGGCTCGGACCACTACCCGGAGGTCCGGGACTTCGTCATCGACACGTTCGCGCGGGGGTTGGCCGCAGACGGAGAGTAA
- a CDS encoding fluoroquinolone export ABC transporter permease subunit — protein sequence MSVSSMLRWDGRLQFRYGFYAVYAVVTILFGLGLSGLPASVRTDTLVMVLFADPGFLGFYFVGALVLFEKNEGVLHALVSSPLSADEYLVSKTLSLSFIATLGALVIALFVHGPGFHPVWFLLGLGLTAGLFVLVGFSAVARFDSLNAYFLTAIVYIVPLSLPLLDHFAVVESPLFYLFPTQASLVLIGAAFEATPAWELAYAVGYLVVGIGVAYVLARRAFERHIVRETERKPTAEVKRNRLLASRSFGPVATLAVTDLRNWVRDPLLLYIGFSPFLLGLLARFGVAPVDAAVDFVDLAAYSPELLAAFLFTPAGTLGFAAGFFMLEDREQGVLRALRSTPLTGRGYLAYRGAVFLGLAFCSTLVMVPLVDLGTLPLLPYIAIALVASLHTAVAGLLMASLAANTVEGVGVSKLLGFLIIAPVAAIALVGEPVQFLAGVLPPFWAAKATVAVLEGAALATVGGYLIIGVAVQVALIAVLLRLFLRRAD from the coding sequence ATGTCTGTCTCCTCGATGTTACGCTGGGACGGTCGGTTACAGTTCCGTTACGGCTTCTACGCCGTCTACGCAGTCGTCACGATACTGTTCGGGTTGGGGCTGAGCGGCCTCCCCGCTTCGGTTCGGACAGACACGCTCGTGATGGTGCTGTTCGCCGACCCCGGCTTCCTCGGGTTCTACTTCGTTGGTGCGCTCGTCCTGTTCGAGAAGAACGAGGGGGTACTCCACGCGCTAGTTTCCTCGCCACTGTCGGCCGACGAGTACCTCGTCTCGAAGACCCTGTCGCTCTCGTTCATCGCGACGCTGGGTGCGCTGGTCATCGCACTGTTCGTTCACGGTCCTGGGTTCCATCCCGTGTGGTTCCTCCTAGGGCTCGGCTTGACTGCCGGACTGTTCGTCCTCGTCGGCTTCTCTGCGGTCGCCCGCTTCGACTCACTGAACGCCTACTTCCTCACCGCTATCGTCTACATCGTTCCGCTGTCGCTCCCCTTGTTGGATCACTTCGCGGTAGTCGAGAGTCCCCTGTTCTATCTGTTCCCGACGCAGGCCTCGCTCGTGCTCATCGGCGCGGCGTTCGAGGCGACGCCTGCGTGGGAACTCGCCTACGCAGTCGGCTACCTCGTGGTCGGCATCGGTGTCGCATACGTCCTTGCTCGTCGGGCCTTCGAGCGCCATATCGTCCGAGAGACGGAGCGGAAGCCGACTGCCGAGGTGAAGCGGAACAGGCTCCTCGCCAGCCGTTCGTTCGGCCCCGTCGCCACGTTGGCTGTGACCGACCTCAGAAACTGGGTCCGCGACCCGTTGCTCCTCTACATCGGATTCTCGCCGTTTCTGCTTGGGTTACTGGCTCGCTTTGGAGTGGCTCCCGTAGACGCCGCCGTCGACTTCGTCGACCTCGCGGCGTACTCCCCGGAACTGCTCGCTGCCTTCCTGTTCACGCCCGCTGGCACCCTCGGCTTCGCAGCGGGATTCTTCATGCTCGAAGATCGCGAGCAGGGCGTTCTCCGAGCGCTCCGGTCGACGCCGCTGACCGGTCGCGGCTACCTTGCGTACCGCGGTGCAGTGTTCCTCGGCCTCGCGTTCTGCTCGACGTTGGTGATGGTCCCGCTGGTGGACCTCGGGACACTTCCACTCCTCCCGTACATCGCCATCGCGCTCGTCGCGTCGCTGCACACCGCCGTCGCAGGCCTTCTTATGGCGAGTCTCGCGGCCAACACCGTCGAGGGCGTCGGCGTGAGCAAACTACTCGGATTCCTCATCATCGCTCCCGTCGCGGCCATCGCACTCGTGGGCGAACCGGTCCAGTTCCTCGCTGGGGTCCTCCCACCGTTCTGGGCGGCGAAGGCCACCGTCGCGGTGCTGGAGGGTGCAGCACTCGCCACAGTTGGAGGGTACCTCATCATCGGCGTCGCCGTACAGGTGGCGCTGATAGCCGTTCTCCTCAGACTGTTTCTCCGGCGGGCCGACTGA
- a CDS encoding ABC transporter ATP-binding protein, which produces MLDAQATAATAETTSDDGPAGSPTVVVEDLRFTYPGNDEPTLRGLDFTIAPGEVFGFLGPSGAGKSTAQKVLIGLLEDYDGTATVFDREVSDWGGEYYQRVGVSSESPNQYLKLTGRENLELFASLYEGETRDPEKLLSMVGLLDAADQRVEAYSKGMRMRLNFVRALLHDPDLLFLDEPTSGLDPTNARNVRDIVRDLQADGTAVFLTTHDMTVADDLCDEVAFIVDGTIPVADAPAALKKRHGAPLVEVEFRRDGALETAQFDLETIGGDAEFKQLLAEAQIERIHSSEATLEDVFIAVTGRELV; this is translated from the coding sequence ATGCTCGACGCACAGGCGACGGCGGCGACAGCAGAGACGACGAGCGATGACGGGCCGGCGGGGTCGCCGACCGTCGTCGTCGAGGACCTCCGGTTCACGTATCCGGGGAACGACGAACCCACACTGCGAGGGCTCGATTTCACGATCGCCCCCGGGGAGGTGTTCGGGTTTCTCGGCCCGAGTGGGGCGGGCAAAAGCACCGCACAGAAGGTGCTGATCGGATTGCTGGAGGACTACGACGGCACTGCAACCGTGTTCGACCGGGAGGTGAGCGACTGGGGTGGTGAGTACTACCAGCGGGTCGGCGTCTCCTCGGAGTCTCCGAACCAGTATCTAAAGCTGACCGGACGTGAGAACCTCGAGCTGTTCGCCTCGCTGTACGAGGGCGAGACGCGCGACCCAGAAAAACTCCTCTCGATGGTCGGCCTCCTCGACGCCGCCGACCAGCGTGTCGAAGCCTACTCGAAGGGGATGCGGATGCGACTGAACTTCGTCCGGGCGTTGCTCCATGACCCGGATCTGTTGTTCCTCGACGAACCCACCTCGGGGCTGGATCCGACGAACGCGCGAAACGTTCGCGACATCGTCCGCGACCTACAGGCCGACGGGACGGCCGTGTTTCTCACGACACACGACATGACCGTCGCCGACGACCTGTGCGATGAGGTGGCGTTCATCGTCGACGGAACGATTCCTGTCGCCGACGCTCCCGCCGCGCTGAAGAAGCGACACGGTGCGCCGCTCGTGGAAGTGGAGTTCCGACGCGATGGGGCACTGGAGACCGCACAGTTCGATCTCGAAACTATCGGGGGCGACGCCGAGTTCAAGCAACTACTGGCCGAAGCGCAAATCGAGCGCATCCACTCCAGTGAGGCCACGCTTGAAGACGTTTTTATCGCAGTCACCGGTCGGGAGCTGGTATAG
- a CDS encoding serine hydrolase domain-containing protein, with amino-acid sequence MCSWRRAVNMRARNPLVGGQVEPGFEPVEAAFQKTLREPGEFGAACAVSHQGELVVDLWGGYRDARRSERWTEDTLVLVFSTTKGVAAAAMAHARSRGYFEYDDRVADYWPAFAQHGKADVTIRQLLAHQAGLAAIGRNLTSKDVADSESLANRLAGKEPDWVPGTRHGYHAWSLGWYESELLRRTDPHGRSLGTYAAAELFEPLDETFHIGVPESADERVAHVEPFSPLDALRTIGSFPPRLLLGLANPFSTVSQAMNPFDVSTPAELNDPEWRRLEVPAGNGVGTARSLARLYGSLATDGEPLGIDRETLAALAAHGTPPTRGRRDVILGTDTSYSLGFWKPFDGFRFGSGTAFGAPGAGGSFAFADPDRELGFAYTPNRMGTHVWDDPRELRLRRAVEQSLAGR; translated from the coding sequence GTGTGCAGTTGGAGGAGGGCCGTCAATATGCGAGCTCGTAATCCGCTCGTTGGCGGTCAGGTCGAACCTGGCTTCGAACCAGTTGAGGCGGCGTTCCAGAAGACCCTGCGTGAACCAGGCGAATTCGGTGCCGCCTGCGCAGTCTCCCACCAAGGTGAACTGGTCGTCGACCTCTGGGGAGGATACCGCGACGCCCGTCGAAGCGAACGATGGACCGAAGACACGCTCGTCCTCGTCTTCTCCACGACAAAGGGTGTCGCTGCAGCGGCGATGGCCCACGCTCGATCACGCGGGTACTTCGAGTACGACGATCGAGTGGCGGACTACTGGCCTGCCTTCGCTCAGCACGGGAAAGCTGATGTCACGATCCGGCAGTTGCTCGCTCACCAAGCCGGTCTCGCCGCTATCGGCCGGAATCTGACCTCCAAAGACGTGGCAGATAGTGAATCACTCGCCAACCGCCTCGCTGGGAAAGAACCCGACTGGGTACCGGGAACCCGGCACGGCTATCACGCGTGGTCGCTCGGCTGGTACGAGAGCGAACTGCTTCGTCGGACCGACCCCCACGGTCGGTCACTCGGAACCTACGCGGCAGCGGAACTGTTCGAACCGCTCGACGAGACATTCCACATCGGTGTCCCCGAGTCAGCCGACGAACGAGTCGCGCACGTCGAGCCGTTCAGCCCGCTTGATGCGCTTCGGACCATCGGGTCGTTTCCTCCCAGATTGCTCCTCGGACTCGCCAACCCCTTCTCCACCGTGTCACAGGCAATGAATCCGTTCGACGTCTCGACACCTGCTGAGTTGAATGATCCCGAGTGGCGTCGTCTCGAAGTTCCAGCGGGGAATGGGGTGGGAACCGCTCGTTCACTCGCACGACTCTACGGTTCGCTCGCGACAGACGGCGAACCGCTGGGAATCGACCGCGAGACGCTCGCGGCACTTGCAGCGCATGGGACGCCGCCAACACGCGGTCGGCGGGATGTGATACTGGGTACCGACACCTCCTACTCGCTCGGCTTCTGGAAGCCGTTCGACGGCTTCCGATTCGGGAGCGGGACAGCGTTCGGCGCACCGGGCGCCGGTGGCTCGTTCGCGTTCGCCGACCCCGACCGAGAACTCGGATTCGCCTACACGCCGAATCGGATGGGGACGCACGTATGGGACGACCCACGAGAGCTTCGGCTGCGGCGGGCCGTCGAGCAGTCTCTGGCGGGACGATGA
- a CDS encoding DUF1648 domain-containing protein, with product MDTDSLRPADIGSIAAIALSVVGGLVALPALPAEVTIHWAADGSPNTGLPVLPGIFVIPAFAVLAFVSLRGGAFFHGRNAELRPTTGLAVVAGVAYLQVALITLNLGVAVSPVVAVAPAVAVIIVATYAERFGAAGGA from the coding sequence ATGGACACTGACTCCCTGCGACCCGCCGACATCGGGTCAATCGCCGCGATTGCGCTCTCGGTTGTCGGCGGACTCGTTGCGCTCCCCGCTCTCCCCGCCGAGGTAACTATCCACTGGGCGGCCGATGGTTCGCCGAACACCGGCTTGCCGGTGCTTCCCGGGATCTTCGTGATCCCCGCGTTCGCGGTACTCGCATTCGTGTCTCTGCGTGGTGGCGCCTTCTTTCACGGCCGCAACGCCGAATTACGCCCGACGACCGGTCTCGCCGTAGTCGCTGGCGTTGCCTACCTGCAGGTGGCACTGATCACCCTCAATCTCGGGGTGGCAGTGAGCCCGGTGGTCGCCGTCGCACCAGCCGTCGCCGTCATTATCGTCGCCACCTATGCCGAGCGGTTCGGGGCTGCTGGCGGAGCGTGA
- a CDS encoding ABC transporter ATP-binding protein: protein MSELSSDADPAVEAHGLTKSFGDHPPVFAGVDLTFQRGETTLLMGPNGSGKTVLLSCLAGGLRPSAGSISVFGEQPRDARSQLVFMLQDGLAVDDLSGRENAAFYTALHPDATDRWQEVADSLELDALDRRVADYSGGMRRKLELALTLSVDVPLYLLDEPTAALDPTTVERFHAMLDDLADAGRTVVATSHSPRDLRAADRLVFFDSDGIVADGEPSALREATPSVVVVEDGAGDGLRPLLRDDRLFDTDAGRRGFLAADVDPETVADQQGVRAVEAPTAPDVFNYYVHIQP from the coding sequence GTGAGTGAGTTGTCGAGCGACGCCGACCCGGCAGTCGAGGCTCACGGTCTCACCAAGTCGTTCGGTGACCACCCCCCGGTGTTTGCAGGGGTCGACCTGACGTTCCAGCGCGGCGAGACCACCCTGTTGATGGGGCCGAACGGGTCGGGAAAGACCGTTTTGCTCTCCTGTCTTGCGGGCGGGCTACGTCCGTCGGCGGGATCGATTTCGGTGTTCGGCGAGCAGCCACGCGATGCCCGGTCACAGCTCGTGTTTATGCTCCAAGACGGACTTGCAGTCGACGACCTCTCCGGTCGCGAGAACGCGGCGTTCTACACCGCGCTCCACCCTGATGCCACCGACCGGTGGCAGGAGGTGGCCGACAGCCTCGAACTCGACGCGCTCGACCGCCGTGTCGCAGACTACTCCGGCGGGATGCGTCGAAAGCTCGAACTCGCGTTGACGCTCTCGGTCGACGTCCCGCTCTACCTTCTGGACGAGCCGACCGCCGCACTCGATCCGACGACCGTCGAGCGATTCCACGCGATGCTCGACGACCTAGCCGACGCTGGACGGACCGTCGTCGCCACCAGTCACTCGCCCCGCGACCTCAGGGCGGCCGACCGACTGGTATTCTTTGACTCGGACGGCATCGTCGCCGACGGTGAGCCAAGTGCGCTCCGCGAGGCCACCCCGTCGGTGGTCGTCGTCGAGGACGGGGCGGGCGACGGACTCCGACCGCTCCTCCGCGATGATCGACTGTTCGACACCGACGCCGGTCGTCGAGGGTTCCTCGCGGCTGACGTTGACCCCGAGACTGTCGCTGATCAGCAAGGAGTCCGCGCCGTCGAAGCGCCGACGGCTCCAGACGTGTTCAACTACTACGTCCACATCCAGCCATGA